DNA from Rhodobacteraceae bacterium M382:
GGAACAGGTCGCCACAATCATGTCATGGGTAATGCGCAGGTCACGGGCGACAATATCCAGAACCGCAGTATTGCCGCCATGGCCATTGAGGAGCACCAACCGGTCGACCCGCGCCCGCGCCACCGAAGCGCCAATGTCGTGCAGGGTGGCCAACAGCGTTTCCGCCGACAGGCTGAGCGTACCGGGGTGGTTGTCGTGTTCGCCACTTTTGGTGATAGTCAGCGTCGGCAGAACCAGCACATTCTGCTCTGGTGCCAGATGTTCCAGGCTGCGGGACACCACAGCCTCGGTCAGGTCGCTATCCACCGAAACGGGCAGATGGGGCCCATGTTGTTCGGTCGCCCCGATCGGCAGCACCGCCACCAGATCCTTTGGCAGGGAGCGAAACGTGGGGGCTTTTTGATCAGCCCAATGGCCTTGCAAACTCATTGCGGCCTCCCGAACAGGCCATCCAGAAACCCGTAAAACCACTC
Protein-coding regions in this window:
- a CDS encoding creatininase family protein, with the translated sequence MSLQGHWADQKAPTFRSLPKDLVAVLPIGATEQHGPHLPVSVDSDLTEAVVSRSLEHLAPEQNVLVLPTLTITKSGEHDNHPGTLSLSAETLLATLHDIGASVARARVDRLVLLNGHGGNTAVLDIVARDLRITHDMIVATCSWFGFADYADLIAPSALSVDLHAGDIETSAMLAERCDQVDMAQARNFIPEMRAWQQMNRFIGLTSEAARPGWIIDDLNADGACGDASAATVEKGEKILSTAAANFALFLDEFSRFDLRGRS